In Streptomyces thermolilacinus SPC6, a single genomic region encodes these proteins:
- the ppgK gene encoding polyphosphate--glucose phosphotransferase, translated as MDLERGDLTEPRHKVLTPQPATPSDVAGCVAEVVAHFGWSGPVGVTFPGVVTGSTVRTAANVDKGWIDVDAAALLGERLGGLPVTVLNDADAAGVAEMRYGAGRGRNGTVIMLTFGTGIGSALFVDGRLVPNTELGHLELNGKEAEKHASTKAKEDKDLSWEEWAHRVRKYLAHVEMLFSPELFIVGGGVSRKAEKFLPLIKNVRAEIVPARLQNNAGIVGAAMAAAGR; from the coding sequence GTGGACCTGGAGCGCGGCGATCTGACCGAGCCCCGCCACAAGGTACTGACCCCGCAGCCCGCGACGCCCTCGGACGTCGCGGGCTGTGTCGCGGAGGTCGTGGCGCACTTCGGCTGGTCGGGCCCGGTCGGGGTGACGTTCCCCGGCGTGGTGACGGGTTCGACGGTCCGTACGGCGGCCAATGTCGACAAGGGCTGGATCGACGTGGACGCGGCGGCGCTGCTGGGCGAGCGGCTCGGCGGCCTGCCGGTGACGGTGCTGAACGACGCGGACGCGGCGGGCGTCGCGGAGATGCGTTACGGCGCGGGCCGGGGCCGTAACGGCACGGTGATCATGCTGACGTTCGGCACGGGCATCGGCAGCGCGCTGTTCGTGGACGGGCGGCTCGTGCCCAACACGGAGCTGGGGCATCTGGAGCTGAACGGCAAGGAGGCGGAGAAGCACGCCTCGACCAAGGCCAAGGAGGACAAGGACCTCAGCTGGGAGGAGTGGGCGCACCGGGTGCGGAAGTACCTCGCGCACGTCGAGATGCTGTTCTCGCCCGAGCTGTTCATCGTGGGCGGCGGGGTGAGCCGCAAGGCGGAGAAGTTCCTGCCGCTGATCAAGAACGTACGGGCCGAGATCGTCCCCGCGCGGCTCCAGAACAACGCCGGGATCGTCGGCGCCGCCATGGCCGCGGCGGGCCGCTAG
- the glpX gene encoding class II fructose-bisphosphatase, producing the protein MTEHALPSELEVSPEAPDRNLALELVRVTEAAAMAAGRWVGRGDKNGADGAAVRAMRTLVSTVSMNGVVVIGEGEKDEAPMLFNGERIGDGTGAECDIAVDPIDGTTLTAKGMPNAIAVLAAADRGAMFDPSAVFYMDKLVTGPEAADFVDIDAPVSVNIRRVAKAKNTAPEDVTVVILDRPRHEGIVKEIRETGARIKFISDGDVAGSIMAVREGTGVDLLLGIGGTPEGIISACAIKCLGGVIQGKLWPKDDAERQRAVDAGHDLDRVLSTDDLVRGDNVFFVATGITDGELLRGVRYRSETATTSSLVMRSKSGTIRQIDSTHRLSKLRAYSQIDFDRAK; encoded by the coding sequence ATGACCGAGCACGCTCTGCCGTCCGAACTCGAGGTCTCGCCCGAGGCCCCCGACCGCAACCTCGCCCTGGAGCTGGTCCGGGTCACCGAGGCCGCCGCGATGGCCGCGGGCCGCTGGGTCGGCCGCGGCGACAAGAACGGCGCCGACGGCGCGGCCGTCCGGGCCATGCGCACCCTCGTCTCCACCGTCTCGATGAACGGCGTCGTCGTCATCGGCGAGGGCGAGAAGGACGAGGCCCCGATGCTCTTCAACGGCGAGCGGATCGGTGACGGGACCGGCGCCGAGTGCGACATCGCCGTGGACCCGATCGACGGGACGACGCTCACCGCGAAGGGCATGCCGAACGCGATCGCCGTGCTGGCGGCGGCCGACCGGGGCGCCATGTTCGACCCGTCCGCCGTCTTCTACATGGACAAGCTGGTCACCGGCCCGGAGGCGGCCGACTTCGTGGACATCGACGCCCCGGTGTCCGTGAACATCCGCCGCGTCGCCAAGGCGAAGAACACCGCGCCCGAGGACGTCACCGTCGTCATCCTGGACCGGCCGCGCCACGAGGGCATCGTCAAGGAGATCCGCGAGACGGGCGCCCGGATCAAGTTCATCTCGGACGGCGACGTCGCGGGCTCCATCATGGCGGTCCGCGAGGGCACCGGTGTGGACCTGCTGCTGGGCATCGGCGGTACGCCGGAGGGCATCATCAGCGCCTGCGCCATCAAGTGCCTGGGCGGCGTCATCCAGGGCAAGCTGTGGCCGAAGGACGACGCGGAGCGGCAGCGCGCGGTCGACGCGGGCCACGACCTGGACCGCGTGCTGTCCACGGACGACCTGGTCCGCGGCGACAACGTCTTCTTCGTCGCGACCGGCATCACCGACGGCGAGCTGCTGCGCGGCGTCCGCTACCGCTCCGAGACGGCCACCACCTCGTCGCTGGTGATGCGTTCGAAGTCCGGCACGATCCGGCAGATCGACTCGACGCACCGGCTGTCGAAGCTGCGCGCGTACAGCCAGATCGACTTCGACCGGGCGAAGTAG
- a CDS encoding DUF1707 SHOCT-like domain-containing protein, which yields MDLEKQPQKQPDPRAPQSAAPGSAPAMRASDADRDRVADILGNALAEGRLDAEEHGERIDAVYRAKTLAELEPIVSDLPAQTAPAGPRPAAAPAAYDPAGAAGQEDRLVAVFSSTTLRGRRRIGPRTTAFSLFGNIEIDLTEATFTQRLTTIDATSVFGNVEIRVPENVSLRGTGGGVFGNFEVKTSEAEDPEAPVVVVNGYSVFGNVEARPKRGKRVADLLHDKLRKHLGH from the coding sequence GTGGACCTCGAGAAGCAGCCCCAGAAGCAGCCCGACCCCCGCGCCCCGCAGTCCGCCGCCCCGGGGTCCGCCCCGGCGATGCGCGCGTCGGACGCCGACCGCGACCGGGTCGCCGACATCCTCGGGAACGCGCTGGCCGAGGGGCGGCTCGACGCCGAGGAGCACGGCGAGCGCATCGACGCGGTGTACCGGGCGAAGACCCTCGCCGAGCTGGAACCGATCGTCAGCGACCTGCCCGCCCAGACCGCCCCCGCAGGGCCCCGCCCCGCCGCGGCGCCCGCGGCGTACGACCCGGCCGGCGCCGCGGGCCAGGAGGACCGGCTGGTCGCCGTCTTCTCCAGCACCACCCTCCGGGGCCGCCGCAGGATCGGGCCCCGCACCACCGCGTTCTCCCTCTTCGGCAACATCGAGATCGACCTCACCGAGGCCACCTTCACCCAGCGCCTCACCACCATCGACGCCACCTCGGTGTTCGGCAACGTGGAGATCCGCGTCCCCGAGAACGTGTCGCTGCGCGGCACCGGCGGCGGCGTCTTCGGCAACTTCGAGGTGAAGACGTCGGAGGCCGAGGACCCGGAGGCCCCCGTCGTGGTCGTCAACGGCTACTCGGTCTTCGGCAACGTGGAGGCCCGCCCCAAGCGCGGCAAGCGCGTCGCCGACCTGCTCCACGACAAGCTCCGCAAGCACCTCGGCCACTGA
- a CDS encoding fumarate hydratase: MAVMPEFAYSDLLPLGEDTTPYRLVTSEGVSTFEADGRTFLKVEPEALRKLAEEAIHDIQHYLRPAHLAQLRKIIDDPEASANDKFVALDLLKNANIAAAGVLPMCQDTGTAIVMGKRGQNVLTGGRDEEALSRGVFDAYTKLNLRYSQMAPLTMWEEKNTGSNLPAQIELYATDGGAYKFLFMAKGGGSANKSFLYQETKAVLNEASMMKFLEEKIRSLGTAACPPYHLAIVVGGTSAEFALKTAKYASAHYLDELPEEGSVLGHGFRDKELEEKVFELTQKIGIGAQFGGKYFCHDVRVVRLPRHGASCPVAIAVSCSADRQAVAKITAEGVFLEQLETDPARFLPDTTDEQLAEEGDVVRIDLNQPMDDILAELSKYPVKTRLSLTGPLVVARDIAHAKIKERLDAGEEMPQYLKDHPVYYAGPAKTPEGYASGSFGPTTAGRMDSYVEQFQAAGGSKVMLAKGNRSQQVTDACAAHGGFYLGSIGGPAARLAQDCIKKVEVVEYEELGMEAVWKIEVEDFPAFIVVDDKGNDFFKDPAPAPTFTSIPVRGPGLG; encoded by the coding sequence ATGGCCGTCATGCCAGAGTTTGCGTACTCCGATCTGCTCCCCCTGGGAGAGGACACCACGCCGTACCGACTGGTGACCTCGGAGGGGGTGTCCACCTTCGAGGCCGACGGGCGGACGTTCCTCAAGGTGGAGCCGGAGGCGCTGCGCAAGCTCGCCGAGGAGGCCATCCACGACATCCAGCACTACCTGCGCCCCGCGCACCTCGCGCAGCTCCGGAAGATCATCGACGACCCGGAGGCGTCGGCGAACGACAAGTTCGTGGCGCTGGACCTGCTGAAGAACGCCAACATCGCCGCCGCCGGCGTCCTGCCGATGTGCCAGGACACCGGCACGGCGATCGTCATGGGCAAGCGCGGCCAGAACGTGCTGACCGGGGGCCGTGACGAGGAGGCCCTGTCGCGGGGCGTCTTCGACGCGTACACCAAGCTGAACCTGCGGTACTCGCAGATGGCGCCGCTGACCATGTGGGAGGAGAAGAACACCGGCTCCAACCTCCCGGCGCAGATCGAGCTGTACGCGACGGACGGCGGCGCGTACAAGTTCCTCTTCATGGCGAAGGGCGGCGGCTCGGCCAACAAGTCGTTCCTGTACCAGGAGACGAAGGCCGTCCTGAACGAGGCCTCCATGATGAAGTTCCTGGAGGAGAAGATCCGTTCCCTCGGCACGGCGGCCTGCCCGCCGTACCACCTGGCGATCGTCGTGGGCGGCACGTCCGCCGAGTTCGCACTGAAGACCGCCAAGTACGCCTCCGCGCACTACCTGGACGAGCTGCCCGAGGAGGGCTCGGTCCTCGGCCACGGCTTCCGCGACAAGGAGCTGGAGGAGAAGGTCTTCGAGCTGACGCAGAAGATCGGCATCGGCGCGCAGTTCGGCGGCAAGTACTTCTGCCACGACGTGCGCGTGGTGCGCCTGCCGCGCCACGGCGCGTCCTGCCCGGTCGCCATCGCCGTCTCCTGCTCGGCCGACCGCCAGGCCGTCGCGAAGATCACCGCCGAGGGCGTCTTCCTGGAGCAGCTGGAGACCGACCCGGCGCGCTTCCTGCCGGACACGACGGACGAGCAGCTCGCCGAGGAAGGCGACGTCGTCAGGATCGACCTGAACCAGCCGATGGACGACATCCTGGCCGAGCTGAGCAAGTACCCGGTCAAGACCCGCCTGTCGCTGACCGGCCCGCTGGTCGTGGCGCGCGACATCGCGCACGCCAAGATCAAGGAGCGGCTCGACGCGGGCGAGGAGATGCCGCAGTACCTGAAGGACCACCCCGTGTACTACGCGGGCCCGGCGAAGACGCCCGAGGGGTACGCCTCCGGGTCGTTCGGCCCGACGACGGCCGGGCGCATGGACTCGTACGTGGAGCAGTTCCAGGCGGCGGGCGGCTCGAAGGTCATGCTGGCGAAGGGCAACCGCTCCCAGCAGGTGACCGACGCGTGCGCCGCGCACGGCGGCTTCTACCTGGGCTCCATCGGCGGCCCGGCGGCGCGGCTGGCGCAGGACTGCATCAAGAAGGTCGAGGTCGTCGAGTACGAGGAGCTCGGCATGGAGGCGGTCTGGAAGATCGAGGTCGAGGACTTCCCGGCGTTCATCGTGGTGGACGACAAGGGCAACGACTTCTTCAAGGACCCGGCCCCGGCCCCGACGTTCACGTCGATCCCGGTACGCGGTCCCGGTCTCGGCTGA
- a CDS encoding ricin-type beta-trefoil lectin domain protein has protein sequence MARTRLKLVCAAAVAALAATLGGTAAAPPVTAAGTPSAATAARTVSSTPLPAELERVRAAEATALYGSPDERPLTERKTALVSLGDSEISGEGVGVYEPGTDGPDNWCHRSPDAAIHRTGIPADVTYNVSCSGAATPNIRVGGTKQYADELVQSDNLAVKARNTRVKMILLVAGANDDLQFGPVMTDCVTRYVLLQGPCEPKYAPTWQNRVDGLVPKVEQTVRDLRTVMRDAGYADGDYRLVVMSYPSPIGPDFRDNPDFPGKLACGGLGYDSDTTWGRNTAVPAFERGIRTAAANTGAVYLDASRLFHGHEVCMDQAWARGFFVDTSKFPWDENSVRQSFHPNKAGHAAFASCLTQLHAAGVREASCADPASTGKPVLVPGAWDDKFAPLRNAATGTCVDVTGATTRNGTAVVGWDCHGGRNQGWWYDPARGSVHTELTHDRCLDVPESRYSAGTALIVWNCSGAGNQKFVREAGTLRPAAAPHLCATLASAKDPLRLQPCTTGAANQRFA, from the coding sequence ATGGCGCGCACCAGACTGAAACTCGTATGCGCGGCAGCCGTCGCCGCGCTCGCCGCCACCCTCGGCGGAACCGCCGCCGCCCCGCCCGTGACGGCGGCAGGCACCCCCTCGGCGGCGACCGCCGCACGGACCGTCAGCTCCACGCCGCTCCCCGCGGAGCTGGAACGCGTCCGCGCGGCCGAGGCCACCGCCCTGTACGGCAGCCCCGACGAGCGGCCCCTCACCGAACGCAAGACCGCCCTCGTCTCCCTCGGCGACAGCGAGATCTCCGGCGAGGGCGTCGGCGTGTACGAGCCCGGCACCGACGGCCCCGACAACTGGTGCCACCGCTCACCCGACGCGGCGATCCACCGCACCGGCATCCCCGCCGACGTCACCTACAACGTCTCCTGCTCCGGCGCCGCCACCCCGAACATCCGCGTCGGCGGCACCAAGCAGTACGCCGACGAACTCGTCCAGAGCGACAACCTCGCCGTCAAGGCCCGCAACACCCGCGTCAAGATGATCCTCCTCGTCGCCGGGGCCAACGACGACCTCCAGTTCGGGCCCGTCATGACGGACTGTGTCACCCGGTACGTCCTCCTCCAGGGCCCCTGCGAGCCGAAGTACGCGCCGACCTGGCAGAACCGCGTCGACGGCCTCGTCCCCAAGGTCGAGCAGACCGTCCGCGACCTGCGCACCGTCATGCGCGACGCCGGATACGCCGACGGCGACTACCGGCTCGTGGTGATGAGCTACCCCAGCCCCATCGGCCCCGACTTCCGTGACAACCCCGACTTCCCCGGCAAGCTCGCCTGCGGCGGCCTCGGGTACGACTCCGACACGACCTGGGGCCGCAACACCGCCGTACCCGCGTTCGAGCGCGGCATTCGCACCGCCGCCGCGAACACCGGCGCCGTCTATCTCGACGCCTCCCGCCTCTTCCACGGCCACGAGGTCTGCATGGACCAGGCCTGGGCGCGCGGCTTCTTCGTGGACACGTCCAAGTTCCCCTGGGACGAGAACTCCGTCCGCCAGTCCTTCCACCCCAACAAGGCGGGCCACGCCGCGTTCGCGTCCTGCCTGACCCAGCTGCACGCGGCCGGGGTGCGCGAGGCGAGCTGCGCCGACCCCGCCTCCACCGGCAAGCCGGTCCTCGTCCCCGGCGCCTGGGACGACAAGTTCGCCCCGCTCCGCAACGCCGCCACCGGAACCTGCGTGGACGTCACCGGCGCCACCACCCGCAACGGCACCGCCGTCGTCGGCTGGGACTGCCACGGCGGCCGCAACCAGGGCTGGTGGTACGACCCCGCGCGCGGCTCCGTCCACACCGAGCTCACCCACGACCGCTGCCTCGACGTGCCGGAGTCCCGGTACAGCGCGGGCACGGCCCTGATCGTCTGGAACTGCTCGGGCGCGGGCAACCAGAAGTTCGTCCGCGAGGCGGGCACCCTCCGCCCGGCCGCCGCCCCGCACCTGTGCGCCACCCTCGCGTCCGCCAAGGACCCGCTGCGCCTCCAGCCCTGCACCACGGGCGCCGCGAACCAGCGATTCGCCTGA
- a CDS encoding WhiB family transcriptional regulator has translation MLPLPHQPLQVAAVPSQRVPAREDEAGPWHTEAVCRRDEAGLFFAPSKEPTAARLAREEAAKRVCARCPVMVECREHALLQPEPYGVWGGLTAAERRVVLARRRRRDVELKKAASAGQQIAAAG, from the coding sequence GTGCTGCCACTGCCGCATCAGCCCCTCCAGGTCGCCGCCGTCCCGTCCCAGCGCGTTCCGGCGCGGGAGGACGAGGCGGGCCCCTGGCACACGGAGGCGGTGTGCCGCCGCGACGAGGCGGGACTGTTCTTCGCCCCGTCGAAGGAGCCCACGGCCGCGCGGCTCGCCCGCGAGGAGGCCGCCAAGCGGGTCTGCGCCCGCTGCCCCGTCATGGTCGAGTGCCGCGAGCACGCCCTGCTCCAGCCGGAGCCGTATGGCGTGTGGGGCGGCCTGACCGCCGCCGAGCGCCGCGTGGTGCTGGCCCGCCGCCGGCGCCGCGACGTGGAGCTGAAGAAGGCCGCGTCGGCCGGACAGCAGATCGCCGCCGCCGGCTGA
- the xseA gene encoding exodeoxyribonuclease VII large subunit gives MALTTSAEAPLPVGQVSRLIGGWIDRLGAIWVEGQITQLSRRPGAGVVFMTLRDPSHDISVSVTCYRQVFDAVADVVSEGARVVVHAKPEWYAPRGQLSLRAAEIRPVGIGELLARLEQLKRSLAAEGLFAMERKRPLPFLPQLIGLVCGRASAAERDVLEVARRRWPAVRFEVRNVAVQGVHAVPQVVRAVRELDRMDDVDVIVVARGGGSVEDLLPFSDEQLVRAVAECRTPVVSAIGHEPDSPLLDLVADLRAATPTDAAKKVVPDVREELERVRSLRDRALRCVRGLLEREERGLAHALARPVMEHPQRMVEEREAQVEALLARSRRVLGHLLDRADSELAHTHARVVALSPAATLERGYAVLQRPDGSVVRSPDEVAGDEELRARVAAGAFTVRRVDGGGAVGTRP, from the coding sequence ATGGCTCTGACTACGTCTGCCGAAGCCCCGCTGCCCGTCGGCCAGGTCTCCCGGCTCATCGGGGGATGGATCGACCGGCTCGGCGCCATCTGGGTGGAGGGGCAGATCACGCAGCTGTCGCGGCGGCCCGGCGCGGGCGTCGTGTTCATGACGCTGCGCGACCCGTCGCACGACATCTCGGTGAGCGTGACGTGTTATCGCCAGGTGTTCGACGCGGTGGCGGACGTCGTGTCCGAGGGCGCGCGGGTCGTGGTGCACGCGAAGCCGGAGTGGTACGCGCCACGCGGCCAGCTGTCGCTGCGGGCCGCGGAGATACGGCCGGTCGGCATCGGCGAGCTGCTGGCCCGCCTGGAGCAGCTGAAGCGGTCGCTGGCCGCCGAGGGGCTGTTCGCGATGGAGCGGAAGCGGCCGCTGCCGTTCCTGCCGCAGCTGATCGGCCTCGTGTGCGGCCGGGCTTCGGCGGCGGAGCGCGATGTGCTGGAGGTGGCGCGCCGCCGCTGGCCGGCCGTCCGCTTCGAGGTGCGCAACGTCGCGGTGCAGGGCGTCCACGCGGTGCCGCAGGTGGTGCGGGCGGTGCGGGAGCTGGACCGTATGGACGACGTGGACGTGATCGTCGTCGCGCGGGGCGGCGGCAGCGTGGAGGACCTGCTGCCCTTCTCCGACGAGCAGCTCGTACGGGCTGTCGCCGAGTGCCGTACGCCGGTCGTGTCGGCGATCGGGCACGAGCCGGACTCACCGCTGCTGGACCTGGTCGCCGACCTGCGCGCGGCGACGCCGACGGACGCGGCGAAGAAGGTCGTCCCCGACGTGCGCGAGGAGCTGGAGCGGGTGCGCTCGCTGCGGGACCGCGCGCTGCGCTGCGTACGGGGGCTGCTGGAGCGGGAGGAGCGGGGCCTCGCGCACGCGCTGGCCCGGCCCGTGATGGAGCACCCGCAGCGGATGGTGGAGGAGCGGGAGGCGCAGGTCGAGGCGCTGCTGGCGCGCAGCCGGCGGGTGCTGGGCCATCTGCTGGACCGCGCCGACTCGGAGCTGGCCCACACCCACGCGCGCGTGGTGGCGCTGTCCCCGGCGGCCACGCTGGAGCGGGGGTACGCGGTCCTCCAGCGGCCGGACGGCTCGGTGGTGCGCTCACCGGACGAGGTGGCCGGGGACGAGGAGCTGCGGGCGCGGGTCGCGGCCGGGGCGTTCACGGTGCGGCGCGTGGACGGCGGCGGCGCTGTCGGAACCCGACCGTAG
- a CDS encoding DUF4245 domain-containing protein produces the protein MRGKQTVRGMFQSMAVICAAAGVIYLFVPHDDTADPIKPVDYRVELVTAQRAAPYPVAAPEGLGKDWRPTSVSYDRHKADAWHLGFLTPEREYVAVEQSTDAPVRHVVKVTHDARNTGKTQTVAGRAWERWEGPKYDALVLREEGVTTVVTGTASFERLGQMAAALKAEQG, from the coding sequence ATGCGAGGCAAGCAGACAGTGCGCGGGATGTTCCAGTCGATGGCGGTGATCTGCGCCGCCGCCGGGGTGATCTACCTCTTCGTCCCGCACGACGACACGGCGGACCCGATCAAGCCGGTGGACTACCGCGTGGAGCTGGTGACGGCCCAGCGCGCCGCGCCCTACCCGGTAGCGGCCCCCGAGGGCCTCGGCAAGGACTGGCGGCCGACGTCCGTCTCGTACGACCGCCACAAGGCGGACGCCTGGCACCTGGGCTTCCTGACGCCGGAGCGCGAGTACGTCGCGGTCGAGCAGTCCACCGACGCCCCGGTGAGGCACGTCGTCAAGGTCACCCACGACGCGCGGAACACGGGGAAGACGCAGACGGTCGCGGGGCGGGCCTGGGAACGCTGGGAGGGCCCCAAGTACGACGCCCTCGTGCTGCGCGAGGAGGGCGTGACGACCGTCGTCACCGGCACGGCGTCCTTCGAGCGGCTCGGGCAGATGGCCGCGGCGCTCAAGGCCGAGCAGGGCTGA
- a CDS encoding 4-hydroxy-3-methylbut-2-enyl diphosphate reductase, which produces MGGMTPTPPARRVLLAAPRGYCAGVDRAVIAVEKALEQYGAPIYVRHEIVHNKYVVQTLEKKGAIFVDETHEVPEGSIVMFSAHGVAPIVHEEAARRKLATIDATCPLVTKVHKEAVRFAQEDYDILLIGHEGHEEVIGTSGEAPDHIQLVDGPEDVAKVEVRDPSKVVWLSQTTLSVDETMETVDALKEKFPQLMSPPSDDICYATQNRQLAVKQMGADSDLVIVVGSRNSSNSKRLVEVAKLAGAREAYLVDFADEIEEAWLDGVSTVGVTSGASVPEVLVEGVLEWLARRGFEDVEIVKAAEESITFSLPKELRRDLRAEAAALSED; this is translated from the coding sequence ATGGGGGGCATGACTCCTACGCCTCCTGCCCGCCGGGTCCTCCTCGCCGCTCCGCGCGGCTACTGCGCGGGCGTGGACCGCGCCGTCATCGCCGTCGAGAAGGCGCTGGAGCAGTACGGCGCGCCGATCTACGTGCGGCACGAGATCGTCCACAACAAGTACGTCGTGCAGACCCTGGAGAAGAAGGGCGCCATCTTCGTCGACGAGACGCACGAGGTGCCCGAGGGCTCCATCGTCATGTTCTCCGCGCACGGCGTCGCCCCGATCGTCCACGAGGAGGCCGCGAGGCGGAAGCTCGCGACCATCGACGCGACCTGCCCGCTCGTCACCAAGGTCCACAAGGAGGCCGTGCGCTTCGCGCAGGAGGACTACGACATCCTCCTCATCGGCCACGAGGGCCACGAGGAGGTCATCGGCACGTCCGGTGAGGCACCCGACCACATCCAGCTGGTGGACGGCCCCGAGGACGTGGCGAAGGTCGAGGTGCGCGACCCGTCGAAGGTCGTCTGGCTGTCGCAGACCACGCTGTCGGTGGACGAGACGATGGAGACCGTGGACGCGCTGAAGGAGAAGTTCCCGCAGCTCATGTCCCCGCCGAGCGACGACATCTGCTACGCCACGCAGAACCGGCAGCTCGCCGTGAAGCAGATGGGCGCCGACTCGGACCTGGTCATCGTGGTCGGCTCGCGCAACTCGTCGAACTCCAAGCGCCTGGTCGAGGTCGCCAAGCTGGCCGGTGCCCGCGAGGCGTACCTGGTGGACTTCGCCGACGAGATCGAGGAGGCCTGGCTGGACGGCGTCTCGACGGTCGGTGTCACCTCCGGCGCCTCGGTGCCCGAGGTGCTGGTCGAGGGCGTCCTGGAGTGGCTGGCGCGGCGCGGCTTCGAGGACGTGGAGATCGTGAAGGCGGCCGAGGAGTCGATCACCTTCTCGCTGCCGAAGGAGCTCCGCCGCGACCTGCGCGCCGAGGCCGCCGCGCTGTCGGAGGACTGA
- a CDS encoding class II fumarate hydratase, with translation MTDTSGRRDDGLSGGGSGDGLGGGSGGSRVEHDSMGEVRVPVHAKWRAQTQRAVENFPVSGQRLERAHIAALARIKAAAATVNAELGVLDADIAEAVRAAAAEVVEGRWDDHFPVDVFQTGSGTSSNMNMNEVLATLATERLGGGRSVHPNDHVNASQSSNDVFPSSIHIAATAAVTGELIPALDHLAAALGRKSAEFAEVVKSGRTHLMDATPVTLGQEFGGYAAQVRYGVERLRASLPRLAELPLGGTAVGTGINTPPGFSAAVIAEVARDTGLPLTEARDHFEAQGARDGLVETSGQLRTIAVSLTKIANDLRWMASGPRTGLAEINLPDLQPGSSIMPGKVNPVVPEAVLMVAAQVVGNDATVATAGAAGNFELNVMLPVMAKNLLESIRLLANAARLLADRTVDGITANAERAREYAESSPSVVTPLNRYIGYEEAAKVAKRSLAERKTIREVVLEGGYVERGDLTLEQLDEALDVLRMTRP, from the coding sequence ATGACGGACACGAGCGGGCGGCGCGACGACGGCCTGAGCGGCGGCGGGAGCGGCGACGGCCTGGGCGGCGGGAGCGGCGGTTCCCGGGTCGAGCACGACTCGATGGGCGAGGTGCGGGTCCCCGTCCACGCCAAGTGGCGGGCGCAGACCCAGCGGGCGGTGGAGAACTTCCCCGTCTCCGGCCAGCGTCTGGAGCGGGCGCACATCGCGGCGCTGGCCCGGATCAAGGCGGCGGCGGCCACGGTGAACGCGGAGCTGGGCGTCCTGGACGCGGACATCGCCGAGGCGGTACGGGCGGCCGCGGCGGAGGTCGTGGAGGGCCGGTGGGACGACCACTTCCCGGTCGACGTCTTCCAGACCGGCTCGGGCACCTCGTCCAACATGAACATGAACGAGGTCCTCGCCACCCTCGCGACCGAGCGGCTCGGCGGCGGCCGGTCGGTCCACCCCAACGACCACGTCAACGCGTCGCAGTCGTCGAACGACGTGTTCCCCTCGTCCATCCACATCGCGGCGACCGCCGCCGTGACCGGTGAGCTGATCCCGGCGCTCGACCATCTGGCGGCCGCGCTGGGGCGAAAATCAGCCGAATTCGCGGAGGTCGTCAAGTCCGGCCGCACGCACCTGATGGACGCCACGCCGGTGACGCTCGGTCAGGAGTTCGGCGGCTACGCGGCGCAGGTGCGGTACGGCGTGGAGCGGCTGCGTGCCTCCCTGCCGCGCCTGGCGGAGCTGCCGCTGGGCGGTACGGCGGTCGGTACGGGCATCAACACGCCGCCCGGGTTCTCCGCCGCCGTCATCGCGGAGGTGGCGCGGGACACGGGGCTGCCGCTGACCGAGGCGCGCGACCACTTCGAGGCGCAGGGCGCGCGGGACGGGCTGGTCGAGACGTCGGGCCAGCTCCGTACGATCGCGGTCTCCCTCACCAAGATCGCCAACGATCTGCGGTGGATGGCGTCCGGGCCGCGCACCGGACTGGCCGAGATCAACCTGCCGGACCTCCAGCCCGGCTCGTCCATCATGCCGGGCAAGGTGAACCCGGTCGTCCCCGAGGCGGTCCTGATGGTCGCCGCGCAGGTCGTGGGCAACGACGCGACGGTGGCGACGGCGGGCGCGGCCGGGAACTTCGAGCTCAACGTGATGCTCCCGGTCATGGCGAAGAACCTGCTGGAGTCCATCCGCCTGCTCGCCAATGCGGCGCGGCTCCTCGCCGACCGCACGGTGGACGGGATCACCGCCAACGCCGAGCGGGCCCGCGAGTACGCCGAGTCGTCGCCGTCCGTGGTGACCCCGCTCAACCGGTACATCGGGTACGAGGAGGCGGCGAAGGTCGCCAAGCGGTCGCTGGCCGAGCGGAAGACGATCCGCGAGGTGGTGCTGGAGGGCGGGTACGTGGAGCGGGGCGATCTGACGCTCGAACAGCTCGACGAGGCTCTCGACGTCCTGCGGATGACCCGCCCCTGA